One Deinococcus sp. LM3 genomic region harbors:
- a CDS encoding DHCW motif cupin fold protein, with amino-acid sequence MHLTDIPFGVTTWADVPATRHPGERGEAVWRERQFGAVRVRMVEYSPGYLADHWCEKGHILLVLAGQLDTELADGRTFTLRPGESYQVADHAEPHRSGTQQGATLFIVD; translated from the coding sequence ATGCACCTGACCGACATTCCCTTCGGCGTCACCACCTGGGCCGACGTGCCTGCCACCCGGCATCCGGGCGAGCGGGGCGAGGCCGTGTGGAGAGAGCGGCAATTCGGAGCGGTGCGCGTGCGGATGGTCGAGTACTCCCCCGGCTACCTCGCGGATCACTGGTGCGAGAAGGGGCATATCCTGCTGGTCCTGGCCGGGCAACTGGACACGGAACTGGCCGACGGACGCACCTTCACGCTGCGGCCCGGCGAGTCGTATCAGGTGGCCGATCACGCCGAACCGCACCGTTCGGGGACGCAGCAGGGAGCCACGCTGTTCATCGTGGACTAG
- the rho gene encoding transcription termination factor Rho, with protein sequence MTDPTLNSLPYHELQQKILPELHLIAAGYGIENYRKLKKDALALAIMEHQADAEGQLLARGFLEISADGYGFLQADLLDPNSRTVLITAGLIKQFYLRTGDEIIGRARKPRENERFGSLVQVEAVNGLDPETARRRPRFDDLTPTFPDAQLVLEDPTMDDGLSLRVVDLLVPIGRGQRALIVAPPKAGKTSLLKKIANSIVKNYPDVTVMVLLVDERPEEVTDFRESVQGAQVIASTFDEPPQHHVRVAEFVHERARRIVEEGGHVVILLDSITRLARANNLVTPPTGRTLSGGLDSNALHWPKRFLGAARNIREGGSLTILATALVETGSRMDDVIFEEFKGTGNAELVLSRRLEERRIFPALDILKSGTRREELLLQPEVLKKMWLLRKVISDMDPADAMEMLLSRMGKTRNNVEFLQGLAGG encoded by the coding sequence GTGACGGACCCCACCCTGAACAGCCTGCCGTACCATGAACTGCAGCAGAAGATCCTGCCCGAACTGCACCTGATCGCGGCCGGCTACGGCATCGAGAACTACCGCAAACTGAAAAAAGATGCCCTGGCGCTGGCCATCATGGAGCACCAGGCCGACGCCGAGGGGCAACTGCTGGCGCGCGGCTTCCTGGAAATCAGCGCCGACGGCTACGGCTTCCTGCAGGCCGACCTGCTCGACCCGAACAGCCGCACGGTGCTGATCACGGCCGGGCTGATCAAGCAGTTCTACCTGCGGACCGGCGACGAGATCATCGGCCGGGCGCGCAAACCCCGTGAGAACGAACGCTTCGGCTCGCTCGTGCAGGTGGAAGCCGTGAACGGCCTGGATCCCGAAACGGCCCGCCGCCGCCCGCGCTTCGACGACCTGACCCCCACCTTCCCGGACGCGCAACTGGTGCTGGAAGACCCCACCATGGACGACGGCCTGAGCCTGCGCGTCGTGGACCTGCTCGTGCCCATCGGGCGGGGGCAGCGCGCGCTGATCGTCGCGCCGCCCAAGGCCGGTAAGACCAGCCTGCTGAAGAAGATCGCGAACTCCATCGTCAAGAACTACCCGGACGTGACCGTCATGGTCCTGCTGGTCGACGAGCGCCCGGAAGAAGTCACGGACTTCCGCGAGAGCGTGCAGGGCGCGCAGGTCATCGCCAGCACCTTCGACGAGCCGCCGCAGCATCACGTGCGCGTCGCGGAGTTCGTGCACGAACGCGCCCGCCGCATCGTCGAGGAAGGCGGTCACGTGGTGATCCTGCTGGACTCGATCACGCGACTGGCCCGCGCGAACAACCTCGTGACCCCACCCACCGGACGCACCCTGTCCGGCGGTCTGGACAGCAACGCCCTGCACTGGCCCAAACGCTTTCTGGGCGCGGCCCGCAACATCCGCGAGGGCGGCAGCCTGACCATCCTGGCCACCGCGCTCGTCGAGACCGGCAGCCGCATGGACGACGTGATCTTCGAGGAATTCAAGGGCACCGGCAACGCGGAACTCGTGCTGTCGCGCCGCCTGGAGGAACGCCGTATCTTCCCGGCGCTGGACATCCTGAAGTCCGGCACGCGCCGCGAGGAACTGCTGCTGCAACCCGAAGTGCTGAAGAAAATGTGGCTGCTGCGTAAGGTCATCAGCGACATGGACCCGGCGGACGCCATGGAAATGCTGCTGTCCCGCATGGGTAAAACCCGGAACAACGTCGAATTCCTGCAGGGCCTCGCCGGCGGGTGA
- a CDS encoding M23 family metallopeptidase: MPFPFSRDLTFRAAVTAALLLAPQAGAQQATPLEQLTAPLQPNLQAPADLVLDRVPDRNLEVVTDGRTAAGSLARRYGVTPGAVRLLDRRDGLRLFRVQLPPREIARQPQRPSSVRTYVVRAGDTMGRVASRFGLTLVDLLSANLDRTSLDDLPVGSALNIPTGQPGLLVKIKPGQSALSLIAGYGADLVATARVNDVLPTELEVGDELLLPGIRAESFAQTLAEKREAERQAQMARERQLKYERYLAWKKQKERDRLEEKYAAQARYEKYLAWKNSPERRAQMEAYERQAQYEAAQAAARERQVAQTPQRTAVSAASSGSVRSGLAWPMRSYRLTSRYGERDIAFHRQFFHGGIDLAAPYGTPIYAAAAGTVTQSGYGAFGLNVWTTGGDSTLIYGHMSRAAVSAGQRVEQGQLLGYVGCTGVCTGPHLHFEVRIGGETINPLGLLP, encoded by the coding sequence TTGCCTTTTCCCTTTTCCCGCGACCTGACCTTCCGGGCCGCCGTGACCGCCGCGCTGCTGCTGGCCCCCCAGGCCGGCGCGCAGCAGGCCACGCCCCTCGAACAGCTCACCGCGCCGCTGCAACCGAACCTGCAGGCCCCGGCGGACCTCGTGCTGGACCGCGTGCCAGACCGGAACCTGGAGGTCGTCACGGACGGCCGCACCGCCGCCGGGAGCCTCGCGCGCCGCTACGGCGTCACGCCCGGCGCGGTCCGCCTCCTGGACCGCCGTGACGGCCTGCGCCTGTTCCGGGTGCAGTTGCCGCCGCGTGAGATCGCCCGGCAGCCGCAGCGTCCGTCGTCCGTCCGCACGTACGTCGTGCGGGCCGGGGACACCATGGGCCGCGTCGCCAGCCGCTTCGGCCTGACCCTGGTGGACCTGCTGAGCGCCAACCTCGACCGCACCAGCCTGGACGACCTGCCGGTCGGTTCGGCCCTGAACATCCCGACCGGTCAGCCAGGCCTGCTGGTCAAGATCAAGCCCGGTCAGTCGGCGCTGTCCCTGATTGCCGGGTACGGCGCGGATCTCGTGGCGACCGCCCGCGTGAACGACGTGCTGCCCACCGAACTGGAGGTGGGGGACGAACTGCTGCTGCCGGGCATCCGCGCCGAGAGCTTCGCGCAGACCCTCGCGGAGAAACGCGAGGCCGAGCGTCAGGCCCAGATGGCGCGGGAGCGGCAGCTGAAGTACGAGCGTTACCTCGCCTGGAAGAAGCAGAAGGAACGCGACCGCCTGGAAGAGAAATACGCCGCGCAGGCCCGCTACGAGAAGTACCTCGCCTGGAAGAACAGCCCGGAACGCCGCGCGCAGATGGAAGCCTACGAACGCCAGGCGCAGTACGAGGCGGCGCAGGCCGCCGCCAGAGAGCGTCAGGTGGCCCAGACGCCGCAGCGCACGGCCGTCTCGGCCGCCAGTTCCGGCAGCGTCCGTTCCGGGCTGGCCTGGCCCATGCGGTCCTACCGACTGACCAGCCGCTACGGGGAACGGGATATCGCCTTCCACCGGCAGTTCTTCCACGGCGGCATCGACCTGGCCGCCCCGTACGGCACGCCGATCTACGCGGCGGCGGCCGGGACGGTCACGCAGAGCGGCTACGGCGCGTTCGGCCTGAACGTCTGGACGACCGGCGGGGACTCCACGCTGATCTACGGCCACATGAGCCGCGCGGCCGTGTCGGCTGGTCAGCGGGTCGAGCAGGGGCAACTGCTGGGGTACGTGGGCTGCACCGGCGTCTGCACCGGCCCGCACCTGCACTTTGAGGTCCGGATCGGCGGGGAAACCATCAATCCACTGGGACTGCTCCCTTGA
- a CDS encoding response regulator yields MTYPGTRLNLLVVDDEEQILELLDLTLTMQGFQVYPAANGPAALDQLARQSVDVIVMDVLMTPWDGFDTVRRMFDLQGGALPPVVFLSGLARPAVMPELGDGVITEYVVKPFRPSQLVEVIERAHLRWQQRVT; encoded by the coding sequence TTGACGTACCCGGGAACGCGCCTGAATCTGCTTGTCGTGGACGACGAGGAGCAGATTCTCGAGTTGCTCGACCTGACCCTGACCATGCAGGGATTCCAGGTGTACCCGGCCGCGAACGGCCCGGCCGCGCTGGATCAACTGGCCCGGCAGTCGGTGGACGTGATCGTCATGGACGTGCTGATGACCCCCTGGGACGGCTTCGACACGGTCCGCCGCATGTTCGACCTGCAGGGGGGGGCGCTGCCGCCCGTGGTATTCCTGTCCGGTCTGGCGCGACCGGCCGTCATGCCGGAACTGGGGGACGGGGTGATCACCGAGTACGTGGTCAAGCCGTTCCGTCCGTCGCAGCTGGTCGAGGTGATCGAGCGGGCCCACCTGCGCTGGCAGCAGCGGGTCACCTGA
- the pdxS gene encoding pyridoxal 5'-phosphate synthase lyase subunit PdxS has translation MSEVTTGTPALKQGFAEMFKGGVIMDVVTAEQARIAEAAGATAVMALERVPADIRKDGGVARMSDPKMIKEIIGAVSIPVMAKVRIGHIVEAQILQALGVDFIDESEVLTPADDQYHILKTDFKVPFVCGAKNLGEALRRVGEGASMIRTKGEAGTGNVIEAVRHARTVLGEIRAIQVRPTEELMTVARDLQAPYELVRYVHEHGKLPVVNFAAGGVATPADAALMMHLGLDGVFVGSGIFKSDNPERRAQAIVKAVTHYQNPDVLAEISEDLGAPMTGINIDDLIPAERLASRGW, from the coding sequence ATGAGTGAAGTCACGACCGGAACCCCCGCCCTGAAACAGGGCTTCGCCGAGATGTTCAAGGGCGGCGTCATCATGGACGTCGTCACCGCCGAGCAGGCCCGCATCGCCGAGGCGGCCGGCGCCACGGCCGTCATGGCCCTCGAGCGCGTCCCGGCCGACATCCGCAAGGACGGCGGCGTGGCCCGCATGAGCGACCCCAAGATGATCAAGGAGATCATCGGCGCGGTCAGCATTCCCGTCATGGCCAAGGTCCGTATCGGGCACATCGTGGAAGCGCAGATCCTCCAGGCGCTCGGCGTGGACTTCATCGACGAGTCCGAGGTCCTGACCCCCGCCGACGACCAGTACCACATCCTGAAAACCGACTTCAAGGTTCCCTTCGTGTGCGGCGCCAAGAACCTGGGCGAGGCCCTGCGCCGCGTGGGCGAGGGTGCGAGCATGATCCGCACCAAGGGCGAGGCCGGCACCGGCAACGTCATCGAGGCTGTCCGTCACGCCCGCACCGTGCTGGGCGAGATCCGCGCCATCCAGGTTCGCCCCACCGAGGAACTCATGACCGTCGCCCGCGACCTCCAGGCTCCCTACGAACTGGTGCGGTACGTGCACGAGCACGGCAAGCTGCCGGTCGTGAACTTCGCTGCCGGTGGGGTCGCCACGCCCGCCGACGCCGCCCTGATGATGCACCTGGGCCTGGACGGCGTGTTCGTCGGCAGCGGCATCTTCAAGAGCGACAACCCGGAGCGCCGCGCGCAGGCCATCGTGAAGGCCGTCACGCACTACCAGAACCCGGACGTGCTGGCCGAGATCAGCGAGGACCTGGGCGCGCCCATGACCGGCATCAACATCGACGACCTGATTCCGGCCGAGCGTCTCGCCAGCCGGGGCTGGTAA
- the pdxT gene encoding pyridoxal 5'-phosphate synthase glutaminase subunit PdxT, producing MTAPRIGVLALQGAFREHRQRLEGLGVAVTEVRLGSDLRGLSGLILPGGESTTMARLMTEYALWEPVRAFHAAGGHLWGTCAGAILLSRDVLGAPPQFGRQDSLNLLDVTVQRNAFGRQIDSFTTDLPVRGLDGEFAAVFIRAPAFTRVGDGVDVLASYGGQAVMVGADRVTASAFHPELTPDGRLHELFVRECAAPVALT from the coding sequence GTGACGGCGCCCCGCATCGGTGTTCTGGCCCTGCAGGGCGCGTTCCGTGAGCACCGCCAGCGCCTGGAAGGTCTGGGCGTGGCGGTCACGGAAGTCCGCCTGGGCAGCGACCTGCGCGGCCTGTCCGGTCTGATCCTGCCGGGAGGGGAGAGCACCACCATGGCCCGCCTGATGACCGAGTACGCCCTGTGGGAGCCCGTGCGGGCCTTCCACGCGGCGGGCGGTCACCTGTGGGGCACCTGTGCGGGCGCGATCCTGCTGTCCCGCGACGTGCTGGGCGCGCCCCCGCAGTTCGGGCGGCAGGACAGCCTGAACCTGCTGGACGTGACCGTGCAGCGCAACGCCTTCGGTCGTCAGATCGACTCGTTCACCACCGACCTGCCGGTGCGGGGTCTGGACGGAGAGTTCGCGGCCGTGTTCATCCGTGCGCCGGCCTTCACCCGCGTCGGTGACGGCGTGGACGTGCTGGCCTCGTATGGCGGGCAGGCTGTGATGGTCGGCGCGGACCGTGTGACTGCCAGCGCCTTCCACCCGGAACTGACCCCGGACGGGCGTCTGCACGAGCTGTTCGTCCGGGAATGTGCCGCGCCGGTCGCCCTGACCTGA
- a CDS encoding phosphatase PAP2 family protein, protein MFPHSRREFLPFLRSHWRSLLLVLLGVLIPFGLFAHLTSEVFREGGFSWDQGVLDWYAQRRTPALTWAAETLATLGGVTVLPFVTLLLAWLLAGRGGRAHGWFLVSGVVGATLLNVTAKVVFQRPRPDELLALLNEPGFSFPSGHAMSNAAFGFALTLVFWRSRAGWPVAVLGLLWALAVGASRNYLGVHYPSDVLAGFTASVAWVAGLYTVMARRWPQLRGSPAGPRDTR, encoded by the coding sequence ATGTTCCCTCATTCCCGGCGTGAATTCCTGCCGTTCCTGCGCAGCCACTGGCGATCCCTGCTGCTGGTGCTGCTGGGCGTGCTGATTCCCTTCGGGCTGTTCGCGCACCTGACGTCCGAAGTGTTCCGTGAAGGGGGGTTCTCGTGGGATCAGGGAGTGCTCGACTGGTACGCGCAGCGGCGCACCCCGGCCCTGACCTGGGCGGCCGAGACGCTCGCGACGCTGGGCGGCGTGACGGTCCTGCCGTTCGTGACCTTGCTGCTGGCATGGCTGCTGGCCGGCCGGGGTGGCCGGGCGCACGGCTGGTTCCTGGTGTCGGGCGTGGTGGGCGCGACCCTGCTGAATGTCACGGCCAAGGTGGTGTTCCAGCGCCCCCGCCCGGACGAACTGCTGGCCCTCCTGAACGAACCGGGCTTCAGTTTCCCCAGCGGGCACGCCATGTCGAATGCGGCGTTCGGGTTCGCCCTGACACTGGTGTTCTGGCGGTCGCGGGCCGGGTGGCCGGTCGCGGTGCTGGGGCTGCTGTGGGCGCTGGCCGTCGGAGCCAGTCGCAATTACCTCGGCGTGCATTACCCGTCGGACGTACTGGCGGGCTTCACGGCCAGTGTCGCGTGGGTGGCGGGGCTGTACACGGTGATGGCGCGGCGCTGGCCGCAGCTGCGGGGTTCACCGGCCGGGCCGCGCGATACCCGCTGA
- the uvrC gene encoding excinuclease ABC subunit UvrC, giving the protein MHPDDLPVLPTTPGVYIFRKGGTPIYIGKAKNLRSRVGQHFKAGGKSGKFTALADTLEFITARNEVEALVLEANLIKQHRPHYNVTLKDDKHYPFLKLTNEAYPMLVVTRRVIKDGGRYYGPYPDSSAVRRVKNLIDTMFPLRKNSGLPMQKKARPCLNFHMGRCLGPCVDRADPGEYARTVEDVTSLLEGRAAPVIARLKGDMKVAAQGQDFEQAARVRDRVQAVEKLFGTEQHAFVSDETDLDFLGAAQAGEYAMVQLFRLRGGRVVGRDKRFLTGTEDAPLGEIVAAFVQDYYTQATHVPPLILLPADFEDAPIWSEFLSEKAARRIEMRTPKRGDKVDLIDMAQRNAQNGLDSEMALLERRGDHPGLDALREVLALGDRPWRIEGYDNSNLFGTNIVSGMVVFEGGRARRGEHRRFKVKGLDHPDDYTSMKQTIVRRFTGSLSDKLPLPDLLLIDGGRGQVNAALDALKEADVRVPVVGLAKREERLILPGRYGAQWWLDTGTEVGVDRELLLPHTHPALRMLIGVRDEVHNYAVTYHRKLRGQDMLRSVFDDLPGIGQKRRDALLEHFTSLEDLGSAPIEQIAAVPGMTTRAAQSVKDFLAQREANSQPITG; this is encoded by the coding sequence GTGCATCCAGACGACCTGCCCGTGCTGCCCACCACGCCCGGCGTGTACATCTTCCGCAAGGGGGGCACGCCCATCTACATCGGGAAGGCCAAGAACCTGCGCTCGCGGGTCGGGCAGCACTTCAAGGCCGGCGGCAAGAGCGGCAAGTTCACGGCGCTGGCCGACACGCTGGAATTCATCACGGCCCGCAACGAGGTCGAGGCGCTGGTTCTCGAAGCGAACCTGATCAAACAGCACCGCCCGCACTACAACGTCACCCTGAAAGACGACAAGCACTACCCGTTCCTGAAACTCACGAACGAGGCGTACCCCATGCTGGTCGTCACGCGGCGCGTCATCAAGGACGGCGGGCGCTACTACGGGCCGTACCCGGACTCGTCAGCCGTGCGGCGCGTGAAGAACCTGATCGACACCATGTTCCCCCTGCGTAAGAACAGCGGCCTGCCCATGCAGAAGAAAGCGCGGCCCTGCCTGAACTTCCACATGGGCCGCTGCCTGGGCCCCTGCGTGGACCGCGCCGACCCCGGCGAGTACGCCCGCACGGTCGAGGACGTGACCAGTCTGCTGGAGGGCCGCGCCGCGCCCGTCATCGCCCGGCTGAAGGGAGACATGAAAGTCGCCGCGCAGGGCCAGGACTTCGAGCAGGCGGCCCGCGTGCGCGACCGCGTCCAGGCCGTCGAGAAGCTGTTCGGCACCGAACAGCACGCCTTCGTCAGCGACGAGACCGACCTGGACTTCCTGGGCGCCGCGCAGGCCGGCGAGTACGCCATGGTGCAACTGTTCCGCCTGCGCGGCGGGCGCGTCGTGGGCCGCGACAAGCGCTTCCTGACCGGCACCGAGGACGCCCCACTCGGCGAGATCGTCGCCGCGTTCGTGCAGGACTACTACACGCAGGCCACGCACGTCCCGCCGCTGATCCTGCTGCCCGCCGACTTCGAGGACGCTCCCATATGGAGTGAGTTCCTGTCGGAGAAGGCCGCGCGGCGCATCGAGATGCGCACCCCCAAACGCGGCGACAAGGTCGACCTGATCGACATGGCGCAGCGCAACGCGCAGAACGGCCTGGACTCCGAGATGGCGCTGCTGGAACGGCGCGGCGACCACCCGGGCCTGGACGCCCTGCGGGAAGTGCTGGCCCTCGGTGACCGCCCGTGGCGCATCGAGGGCTACGACAACAGCAACCTGTTCGGCACGAACATCGTGTCCGGCATGGTCGTGTTCGAGGGTGGCCGCGCCCGCCGGGGCGAGCACCGCCGCTTCAAGGTCAAGGGCCTGGATCACCCGGACGACTACACCAGCATGAAACAGACCATCGTGCGGCGCTTCACCGGCAGCCTCTCGGACAAGTTGCCGCTGCCGGACCTGCTGCTGATCGACGGGGGGCGCGGGCAGGTGAACGCCGCCCTGGACGCCCTGAAGGAGGCGGACGTGCGCGTGCCGGTCGTGGGCCTCGCCAAGCGTGAGGAACGCCTGATCCTGCCCGGCCGGTACGGCGCGCAGTGGTGGCTGGACACCGGCACCGAGGTCGGCGTGGACCGCGAACTGCTGCTGCCGCACACCCACCCGGCCCTGCGGATGCTGATCGGCGTGCGCGACGAGGTGCACAACTACGCCGTCACGTACCACCGCAAACTGCGCGGCCAGGACATGCTGCGCAGCGTGTTCGACGACCTGCCGGGGATCGGGCAGAAACGCCGGGACGCGCTGCTGGAACACTTCACCAGCCTCGAGGACCTGGGCAGCGCCCCCATCGAGCAGATCGCCGCCGTGCCCGGCATGACCACCCGCGCCGCTCAGAGCGTCAAGGACTTCCTCGCGCAGCGCGAGGCGAACAGCCAGCCCATCACCGGTTGA
- a CDS encoding Rrf2 family transcriptional regulator, producing the protein MNSQYAVAVHILSLIDRFPEHSSSADMALSVGTNPVVIRTVAGQLRRAGLISTRQGVAGAVLTRPARQITLLDVYRAVNGEDSVFRLHERPHPSCPVGANIQATLEDRFGRAQAALEAELARSTLADVTADLACRAG; encoded by the coding sequence GTGAACAGCCAGTACGCCGTGGCCGTCCATATCCTGTCCCTGATCGACCGCTTCCCGGAGCACAGCAGCTCGGCCGACATGGCCCTCAGCGTGGGCACCAACCCGGTCGTGATCCGTACCGTGGCTGGGCAGCTGCGCCGCGCCGGACTGATCAGCACCCGCCAGGGCGTGGCCGGCGCTGTCCTGACCCGTCCCGCCCGCCAGATCACCCTGCTGGACGTGTACCGCGCCGTGAACGGCGAGGACAGCGTGTTCCGCCTGCACGAGCGGCCGCACCCCAGCTGTCCGGTCGGCGCGAACATCCAGGCGACCCTGGAAGACCGGTTCGGGCGCGCGCAGGCGGCGCTGGAGGCTGAACTGGCCCGCTCGACCCTCGCGGACGTGACGGCGGACCTCGCGTGCCGGGCCGGGTAG
- a CDS encoding SDR family oxidoreductase — MIGITAATGQLGQLVVQALLDRGVPATQLVALVRTPEKAAALAVQGVQVRHADYHQPDTLRAALQGVEKLLLISSSDFDDRVGQHRNVINAAREAGVQLVAYTSILNADTATFGLAADHQATEQILRDSGLPFIFLRNGWYTENYTGSAAQAVQNGALLGAAGTGKLNLATRRDYAEAAAAVLATDGHIPAGQSGRAYELAGDESLTMRDLAAEYARQSGQPVEYRDLPRAEYTATLQSFGVPEGFAHTLADVDAGIARGELSSASRDLTSLIARPTTPVRTSVAEALNS; from the coding sequence ATGATCGGAATCACCGCCGCCACCGGCCAGCTCGGCCAGCTCGTCGTCCAGGCCCTTCTCGACCGGGGCGTGCCCGCCACGCAGCTCGTCGCGCTCGTCCGCACCCCCGAGAAGGCCGCCGCACTCGCCGTTCAGGGCGTGCAGGTCCGCCACGCCGACTACCACCAGCCCGACACCCTGAGGGCCGCGCTCCAGGGCGTCGAGAAGCTCCTGCTGATCTCCAGTAGCGACTTCGACGACCGGGTCGGCCAGCACCGCAACGTGATCAACGCCGCCCGCGAGGCCGGCGTGCAACTGGTCGCGTACACGAGCATCCTGAACGCCGACACCGCCACCTTCGGACTGGCCGCCGACCATCAGGCCACCGAACAGATCCTGCGGGACTCCGGCCTGCCGTTCATCTTCCTGCGGAACGGCTGGTACACCGAGAACTACACCGGCAGCGCCGCGCAGGCCGTGCAGAATGGCGCGCTCCTCGGGGCGGCCGGAACGGGGAAACTGAACCTCGCCACGCGCCGCGACTACGCCGAGGCGGCCGCCGCCGTCCTCGCCACCGACGGGCACATCCCGGCCGGGCAGAGCGGCCGCGCCTACGAACTCGCCGGAGACGAGAGCCTCACCATGCGTGACCTGGCCGCCGAGTACGCCCGCCAGAGCGGCCAGCCCGTCGAGTACCGCGACCTGCCGCGGGCAGAGTACACCGCGACCCTCCAGAGCTTCGGCGTTCCCGAAGGCTTCGCGCACACCCTGGCCGACGTGGACGCCGGCATCGCGCGCGGCGAACTGTCCAGCGCCAGCCGCGACCTGACCAGCCTGATCGCCCGGCCAACCACGCCCGTGCGCACCTCGGTCGCCGAGGCCCTGAACAGCTGA
- a CDS encoding histidine phosphatase family protein, giving the protein MTGTKRGARVWIIRHGQTAGNEAGLLRGPVSANDELNDTGHAQARALATHLLRQPQRPQSVYASRYRRAQQTAAPLAEALGVPVQILNGVHEVDCGDWAGQPYSALNTHPEKLRLPGGRLGFAGGETFDEIAARFVSDVNALPDGTDAALVSHGGIIRIGLAALLGLNIEDVWANGQLVHGNTDYTVLERTAEGWQAERLAVTVED; this is encoded by the coding sequence ATGACAGGCACGAAGCGCGGCGCGAGAGTATGGATCATCCGGCATGGCCAGACCGCCGGGAACGAGGCGGGACTGCTGCGCGGCCCGGTCAGCGCGAACGATGAACTGAACGACACCGGGCACGCCCAGGCCCGCGCGCTGGCCACGCATCTGCTGCGCCAGCCGCAGCGCCCGCAGTCGGTGTACGCCAGCCGTTACCGGCGCGCACAGCAGACGGCCGCCCCCCTGGCCGAGGCGCTGGGCGTGCCGGTGCAGATCCTGAACGGCGTGCACGAGGTGGACTGCGGCGACTGGGCCGGGCAGCCGTACTCGGCCCTGAACACCCACCCGGAAAAATTGCGTCTGCCCGGTGGCCGCCTCGGATTTGCCGGAGGGGAGACTTTCGACGAGATCGCCGCCCGTTTCGTCTCGGACGTGAACGCCCTGCCGGACGGCACGGACGCCGCGCTGGTCTCGCACGGGGGCATCATCCGGATTGGACTGGCGGCGCTGCTGGGCCTGAATATCGAGGATGTCTGGGCAAACGGGCAGCTGGTGCACGGAAACACCGATTACACCGTGCTGGAACGGACCGCTGAAGGCTGGCAGGCCGAGCGGCTCGCCGTGACGGTCGAGGACTGA
- a CDS encoding Gfo/Idh/MocA family oxidoreductase codes for MKPVRVAIIGCGNRGADVYARHLSAQGAVITHVVEPRPARLAEVAARHDIPPQAQFTYWDAFLAQGRVADAVVIATPDHDHVRPCLQALALGYDVLLEKPICLHPHELDLLLTAETASTGTVTVCHVLRTTAFFTAVQQVAASGRLGTLIGIVHAENVAHWHYAHSYVRGNWRSSPPAAPFLLAKACHDLDLLRALAGSAPRRVSSEGGLHHFRPEHAPPGATDRCVTCPVQDCPSDARRIYRTRDPHAWPVTVLTAGGQTLEEALQDGPYGECVYLGRNDVADHQAVTVHFRNTVTAQLTVSAFTHNNTRTLKLLGTHGELRAHMERGELELHDFRTGHSERWTVDTTGNHGGGDQGLVRAWLAFLRGQAPPPTPLAESLDSHLMAFAAEESRLTGQTVAF; via the coding sequence ATGAAGCCCGTGCGCGTGGCGATCATCGGCTGCGGCAACCGGGGCGCGGACGTGTACGCCCGGCACCTGTCCGCGCAGGGGGCGGTGATCACGCATGTCGTCGAGCCGCGCCCCGCCCGCCTCGCGGAGGTCGCCGCGCGCCACGACATCCCCCCGCAGGCGCAGTTCACGTACTGGGACGCCTTCCTCGCACAGGGCCGCGTGGCCGACGCCGTCGTGATCGCCACGCCCGACCATGACCACGTGCGCCCCTGCCTGCAGGCCCTCGCCCTCGGGTACGACGTGCTGCTGGAAAAACCCATCTGCCTGCACCCCCACGAACTTGACCTGCTCCTGACCGCCGAGACCGCCTCGACCGGTACCGTCACCGTCTGCCACGTCCTGCGCACCACCGCCTTCTTCACCGCCGTGCAGCAGGTCGCCGCGTCTGGCCGCCTCGGCACCCTGATCGGCATTGTGCACGCCGAGAACGTCGCCCACTGGCACTACGCGCACTCGTACGTGCGCGGCAACTGGCGCTCCAGCCCGCCCGCCGCGCCGTTCCTGCTCGCCAAGGCCTGCCACGACCTCGACCTGCTCCGCGCGCTGGCCGGCAGCGCCCCCCGGCGCGTCAGCAGCGAGGGCGGCCTGCACCACTTCCGGCCCGAACACGCCCCGCCCGGCGCGACCGACCGCTGCGTCACCTGCCCCGTCCAGGACTGCCCGTCCGACGCGCGACGCATCTACCGCACCCGCGACCCGCACGCATGGCCCGTCACCGTCCTCACCGCCGGAGGACAGACCCTAGAAGAAGCACTGCAAGACGGCCCGTACGGCGAGTGCGTCTACCTGGGCCGCAACGACGTTGCCGATCATCAGGCCGTCACCGTTCACTTCCGGAACACCGTGACCGCGCAACTCACGGTCAGCGCCTTCACTCACAACAACACCCGCACCCTGAAACTCCTCGGCACGCACGGCGAACTGCGCGCCCACATGGAACGCGGCGAACTCGAACTCCACGACTTCCGCACCGGCCACAGCGAACGCTGGACGGTCGACACCACCGGTAACCACGGCGGCGGCGACCAGGGCCTCGTCCGGGCTTGGCTGGCGTTCCTGCGCGGACAGGCTCCCCCACCCACCCCGCTCGCCGAGTCGCTGGATTCTCACCTGATGGCCTTCGCGGCCGAGGAATCTCGATTGACGGGCCAGACCGTGGCTTTCTGA